One segment of Enterobacter ludwigii DNA contains the following:
- the ppsR gene encoding posphoenolpyruvate synthetase regulatory kinase/phosphorylase PpsR, giving the protein MDNAVDRHVFYISDGTAITAEVLGHAVMSQFPVSINSITLPFVENESRAKAVKDQIDAIFQQTGVRPLVFYSIVIPEIRAIILQSEGFCQDIVQALVAPLQSELKLDPTPIAHRTHGLNPGNLTKYDARIAAIDYTLAHDDGISLRNLDQAQVILLGVSRCGKTPTSLYLAMQFGIRAANYPFIADDMDNLVLPAALKPLQHKLFGLTINPERLAAIREERRENSRYASMRQCRMEVSEVEALYRKNQIPWLNSTNYSVEEIATKILDIMGLNRRMY; this is encoded by the coding sequence ATGGATAATGCTGTCGATCGCCACGTTTTTTATATTTCTGATGGTACGGCGATTACCGCCGAAGTGCTGGGACATGCGGTGATGTCGCAGTTCCCCGTTTCGATTAACAGCATCACGCTGCCGTTTGTGGAAAATGAGAGCCGTGCAAAGGCGGTGAAGGACCAGATTGACGCCATCTTCCAGCAGACGGGGGTCCGCCCGCTGGTCTTCTACTCCATCGTGATCCCTGAAATTCGCGCGATTATTTTGCAAAGTGAAGGGTTCTGTCAGGATATCGTCCAGGCGCTGGTGGCCCCGCTGCAGAGCGAATTGAAACTCGACCCGACGCCTATCGCCCACCGAACGCACGGGCTGAACCCCGGCAACCTCACCAAATACGATGCGCGTATCGCCGCCATTGATTACACCCTGGCGCACGACGACGGTATTTCGCTGCGTAACCTCGACCAGGCGCAGGTGATACTGCTGGGCGTCTCGCGTTGCGGGAAAACCCCGACCAGCCTTTACCTGGCGATGCAGTTCGGTATCCGCGCCGCCAACTACCCCTTTATTGCTGATGACATGGACAATCTGGTGCTGCCAGCCGCCCTTAAGCCGCTCCAGCACAAGCTGTTTGGCCTGACCATCAACCCGGAACGGCTGGCGGCAATACGTGAAGAACGCCGTGAGAACAGCCGCTACGCCTCAATGCGCCAGTGTCGAATGGAGGTTTCCGAGGTGGAAGCGCTGTACCGCAAAAACCAGATCCCGTGGCTAAACAGCACTAACTATTCGGTAGAAGAGATCGCCACCAAAATCCTCGATATCATGGGACTCAACCGCCGCATGTACTAA
- the ppsA gene encoding phosphoenolpyruvate synthase produces the protein MSNNGSSPLVLWYNQLGMNDVDRVGGKNASLGEMITNLSGMGVSVPNGFATTADAFNLFLDQSGVNQRIYDLLDKTDIDDVTELAKAGAQIRQWIIDTPFQPELEKAIHEAYNQLSADDAQASFAVRSSATAEDMPDASFAGQQETFLNVQGYDAVLVAVKHVFASLFNDRAISYRVHQGYDHRGVALSAGVQRMVRSDVGSSGVMFSIDTESGFDQVVFITSAWGLGEMVVQGAVNPDEFYVHKPTLAANRPAVVRRTMGSKKIRMIYAPTQEHGKQVKIEDVPQEMRDRFSLTDAEVQELAKQAVQIEKHYGRPMDIEWAKDGNTGKLFIVQARPETVRSRGQVMERYTLHAQGKIVAEGRAIGHRIGAGPVKVIHDISEMNRIQPGDVLVTDMTDPDWEPIMKKAAAIVTNRGGRTCHAAIIARELGIPAVVGCGDATERMKDDQKVTVSCAEGDTGYVYADILDFSVKSSSVDTMPDLPLKIMMNVGNPDRAFDFACLPNEGVGLARLEFIINRMIGVHPRALLEFDDQDAKLQNEIREMMKGYDSPKEFYVGRLTEGIATLGAAFYPKRVIVRLSDFKSNEYANLVGGERYEPEEENPMLGFRGAGRYVSDSFRACFALECDAVKRVRNDMGLTNVEIMIPFVRTVDQAKAVVEELARQGLKRGENGLKIIMMCEIPSNALLAEQFLEYFDGFSIGSNDMTQLTLGLDRDSGVVSELFDERNEAVKALLSMSIRAAKKQGKYVGICGQGPSDHEDFAAWLMEEGIDSLSLNPDTVVQTWLSLAELNK, from the coding sequence ATGTCCAACAATGGCTCGTCACCGCTGGTGCTTTGGTATAACCAACTCGGCATGAATGATGTAGACAGAGTTGGGGGCAAAAATGCCTCCCTGGGTGAAATGATTACAAATCTGTCGGGTATGGGTGTCTCCGTACCGAACGGGTTTGCCACAACCGCCGATGCCTTTAACCTGTTTTTAGACCAGAGCGGTGTAAACCAGCGCATTTATGACCTGCTGGATAAAACGGATATTGATGATGTGACCGAGCTTGCGAAAGCCGGTGCCCAAATCCGCCAGTGGATTATCGACACACCTTTCCAGCCGGAACTGGAAAAAGCCATTCACGAAGCCTACAACCAGCTATCAGCGGATGATGCCCAGGCGTCGTTTGCCGTGCGTTCTTCTGCCACCGCGGAAGATATGCCCGATGCGTCATTCGCCGGACAGCAGGAAACCTTCCTTAACGTTCAGGGTTATGACGCCGTGCTGGTGGCGGTGAAGCACGTCTTCGCGTCCCTGTTCAATGACCGCGCCATCTCTTACCGCGTGCACCAGGGCTATGACCATCGCGGCGTGGCGCTTTCTGCTGGCGTACAGCGCATGGTGCGCTCCGACGTGGGCTCTTCCGGCGTGATGTTCTCCATCGACACCGAATCCGGCTTCGACCAGGTGGTGTTCATCACCTCGGCGTGGGGTCTGGGTGAGATGGTAGTACAGGGTGCGGTGAACCCTGACGAATTCTACGTTCATAAGCCGACGCTGGCCGCAAACCGTCCGGCGGTCGTTCGCCGCACGATGGGCTCGAAAAAAATCCGCATGATCTATGCGCCGACGCAGGAGCATGGTAAGCAGGTTAAGATTGAAGACGTACCGCAGGAAATGCGTGACCGTTTCTCCCTGACCGATGCAGAAGTGCAGGAGCTGGCGAAACAGGCGGTACAGATCGAAAAACACTATGGCCGTCCGATGGATATCGAATGGGCCAAAGATGGCAACACCGGCAAGCTGTTTATCGTGCAGGCGCGTCCGGAAACTGTCCGCTCCCGCGGTCAGGTGATGGAGCGTTATACCCTGCACGCACAGGGCAAAATCGTGGCGGAAGGCCGCGCGATTGGTCATCGCATCGGTGCCGGTCCTGTCAAAGTGATCCATGACATCAGCGAGATGAACCGCATTCAGCCAGGCGATGTGCTGGTGACCGACATGACCGACCCGGACTGGGAACCGATCATGAAGAAAGCGGCGGCCATCGTCACCAATCGCGGTGGCCGTACCTGCCACGCGGCAATCATCGCCCGTGAGCTGGGGATCCCTGCCGTTGTCGGTTGCGGTGATGCGACCGAACGCATGAAGGACGATCAGAAAGTGACCGTCTCCTGTGCGGAAGGCGATACCGGTTACGTGTATGCCGATATTCTCGACTTCAGCGTGAAGAGTTCAAGCGTCGATACCATGCCGGATCTGCCGCTGAAGATCATGATGAACGTTGGTAACCCGGATCGTGCGTTTGACTTTGCCTGCCTGCCGAACGAAGGCGTTGGCCTGGCGCGTCTGGAATTTATCATCAACCGTATGATTGGCGTTCACCCGCGCGCGCTGCTGGAATTTGACGACCAGGACGCGAAGCTGCAGAACGAAATCCGCGAGATGATGAAAGGTTACGACTCGCCAAAAGAGTTCTACGTCGGTCGTCTGACCGAGGGGATCGCCACGCTGGGCGCGGCGTTTTATCCGAAGCGCGTGATCGTCCGTCTGTCCGACTTTAAGTCAAACGAATACGCGAATCTGGTGGGGGGTGAGCGTTACGAGCCAGAAGAAGAGAACCCAATGCTCGGCTTCCGTGGCGCCGGACGTTATGTTTCCGACAGCTTCCGTGCCTGCTTCGCGCTGGAATGTGACGCCGTGAAGCGCGTGCGCAACGACATGGGACTGACCAACGTTGAGATCATGATCCCGTTCGTGCGTACCGTGGATCAGGCGAAAGCGGTGGTGGAGGAGCTGGCACGTCAGGGTCTGAAGCGCGGCGAAAACGGGCTGAAGATTATCATGATGTGTGAAATTCCGTCCAACGCCCTGCTGGCTGAGCAGTTCCTGGAGTACTTCGACGGCTTCTCTATCGGCTCGAACGACATGACGCAGCTGACGCTCGGACTTGACCGTGACTCCGGCGTGGTCTCTGAACTGTTTGATGAGCGTAACGAGGCGGTGAAAGCGCTGCTGTCGATGTCCATCCGCGCCGCGAAGAAACAGGGTAAATATGTCGGGATTTGCGGTCAGGGTCCGTCTGACCATGAAGACTTTGCCGCATGGCTGATGGAAGAGGGGATTGACAGCCTGTCCCTGAACCCGGACACCGTGGTGCAAACCTGGCTGAGCCTGGCCGAACTCAACAAGTAA
- a CDS encoding MFS transporter → MTISSVLRTKDKIGYGLGDMASALVWQTATLFLAYFYTDVFGLPAAIMGTMFLVVRVVDAFVDPCIGALVDRTQTRHGRFRPWLLWFAIPFGVSCLITFYVPDVGPTAKIVYACVTYAILSLIYSAINVPYCAMPGALTLDPRERHSLQSWRFGLSFIGGLIVTVIALPLVSLLGQGNVQKGYFYAMSMMGLLGIILFFCCFLMTRERYSPRNDTSGSMIGDLKLLAGNSQWRIVFLFNILLLTAVVTRGSATMYYVKYVLLRPELVFAFIVSGMVASLTGALLSERLLGKFDRVRAYQWTIISFVIFGALIFFLPPSQIWLIFGLNIIFSFIQNLTTPLQWTMFSDVVDYEEHRSGRRLDGLVFSTALFAIKFGLALGGAVVGWVLGMVDYAPGQATQAPHVLSTINALFTLIPCVLFLCMVALLTIYKLNSKLVNSIARELASKREVRDETGQLTPATHSAIQE, encoded by the coding sequence ATGACAATCTCCTCTGTATTGCGTACCAAAGATAAAATAGGTTATGGCTTAGGTGATATGGCCAGTGCGCTGGTCTGGCAAACGGCAACCTTATTTCTCGCCTATTTCTATACGGATGTTTTCGGTTTGCCTGCGGCCATCATGGGTACCATGTTTTTAGTGGTGCGCGTGGTGGATGCTTTTGTCGACCCTTGCATCGGCGCGCTGGTCGACCGCACCCAGACGCGGCACGGTCGCTTTCGTCCCTGGCTATTGTGGTTTGCCATCCCATTTGGCGTAAGCTGCCTTATCACCTTCTATGTACCGGACGTCGGGCCGACGGCGAAAATCGTCTATGCCTGCGTTACTTACGCCATCTTAAGCCTTATTTATTCCGCGATTAACGTCCCGTATTGCGCTATGCCCGGGGCGCTGACGCTGGATCCGCGTGAGCGTCACTCGCTGCAGTCCTGGCGCTTCGGCCTGTCGTTCATCGGCGGGTTGATTGTGACGGTGATCGCCTTACCGCTGGTCTCGCTGTTAGGCCAGGGCAACGTTCAGAAAGGCTATTTCTATGCCATGAGCATGATGGGCCTGCTGGGTATTATTCTCTTCTTCTGCTGTTTCCTGATGACCCGCGAGCGTTATTCCCCGCGTAATGACACCTCGGGTTCGATGATCGGTGATTTAAAACTGCTGGCCGGAAATAGCCAGTGGCGAATTGTTTTCTTGTTTAATATTTTGCTATTAACCGCAGTGGTGACGCGTGGTTCTGCCACCATGTATTACGTGAAATATGTGCTTCTGCGCCCGGAGTTGGTATTTGCCTTTATTGTTTCCGGGATGGTGGCGTCCTTAACGGGGGCATTATTATCTGAACGTCTGTTGGGGAAATTTGACCGCGTCCGCGCCTATCAGTGGACCATTATTTCCTTCGTGATTTTCGGCGCGCTGATTTTCTTCCTGCCGCCTTCGCAGATCTGGCTGATTTTTGGCCTCAACATTATCTTTAGCTTTATTCAGAACCTGACCACGCCGCTGCAGTGGACCATGTTCTCTGATGTGGTCGATTATGAGGAGCATCGCAGCGGCCGTCGTCTGGATGGTCTGGTCTTTTCTACCGCGCTGTTTGCCATCAAATTTGGTCTGGCGCTGGGCGGGGCGGTGGTCGGTTGGGTTCTCGGGATGGTGGATTATGCGCCCGGTCAGGCAACCCAGGCACCGCACGTGCTCTCTACCATTAATGCGCTCTTCACCCTCATCCCCTGCGTGCTGTTCCTCTGTATGGTCGCGCTGCTGACCATTTACAAACTCAACAGCAAGCTCGTCAATTCCATCGCCCGCGAGCTGGCCAGCAAACGCGAGGTGCGAGACGAGACAGGACAACTCACCCCGGCCACCCATTCCGCAATACAGGAGTAA
- a CDS encoding glycoside hydrolase family 3 N-terminal domain-containing protein: MTAIYKDAGRPVHERVADLLARMTPEEKFAQMHAYWLILDENGNHRERSDLSDEFAGVSEQAALSERLKLGVGQITRPLGTHIVDAKTGVRAANRLQRMMMEETRLGIPALFHEECLVGLLCKDATLFPSSLNYGSTWDPQLVQRAAEQIGKEARSVGCQQGLAPVLDVSRDVRWGRTEETFGEDPWLVGVMATAYVKGLQGDKRDLLATLKHYVGHSFSEGARNHAPVHLGFSELNDIFLLPFEMAVKLANAGSVMPAYHDIDNQPGHSDHFLMTTVLREQWGFDGIIVADYGGVSLLHQHHGISHDAAESAALAFNAGLDVELPKDDCARHLAQAVERGLISMAKVDEIVARVLTEKFRLGLFEKPYADEQGIDLQNEATRQVAREVATRSLTLLENNGILPLGGNPRVAVVGPTADDPLALLSGYSFPVHLIISDMVEETSQVTTPRAALEQYLGASRVRYAKGCHIIEKRMAGAPVFPGDSGGKPMQQSPVSQRTDLIPEAVKAAQESDVVVACVGDLAGLFQSGTVGEGSDTDSLDLPGVQQQLLAALVATGKPVIVVMTGGRPYNLQGLEDNVAALMMAWAPGQEGGWAIADVLTGRAEPQGRLVVSVPKSAGAMPYYYNHKLKSGGTPFAFHFGSRYPFGFGLGWTQFSWGTARVAEPRVPIDGEVVVSLDITNTGERSGSEVVQVYVRDNVATQVRPLQELKAFQRVTLSPGETATLTFTLPVEMFNFTRRDGKRIVEPGEFELQIGASSADIREVVTVNVTGETRVLSTEWRMLSTCDVSRA, encoded by the coding sequence ATGACTGCGATTTATAAGGACGCGGGACGTCCCGTGCATGAACGCGTCGCCGACCTACTGGCACGCATGACCCCGGAAGAGAAGTTCGCCCAGATGCATGCCTACTGGTTGATCCTCGATGAAAACGGTAACCACCGCGAACGCAGCGATCTGAGCGATGAATTCGCGGGCGTGAGCGAACAGGCTGCGCTTAGCGAACGGCTGAAACTGGGGGTGGGACAGATCACGCGTCCACTGGGCACCCATATTGTTGATGCGAAAACAGGCGTGCGTGCCGCTAACCGCCTGCAGCGCATGATGATGGAAGAGACGCGCCTCGGAATTCCGGCGCTGTTCCATGAAGAGTGCCTGGTGGGGCTGTTGTGCAAAGATGCCACGCTGTTCCCGTCGTCGCTGAACTACGGTTCGACCTGGGATCCGCAGCTGGTGCAGCGTGCGGCAGAACAGATTGGCAAAGAAGCACGTTCCGTTGGCTGCCAGCAGGGGCTGGCCCCGGTGCTGGATGTCTCTCGCGACGTTCGCTGGGGACGCACCGAAGAGACCTTCGGAGAAGACCCGTGGCTGGTGGGGGTGATGGCCACGGCATACGTGAAGGGTTTGCAGGGCGATAAGCGCGATCTTCTGGCAACGCTCAAACATTATGTGGGCCACTCCTTCAGCGAAGGGGCACGCAACCACGCGCCGGTGCATCTTGGCTTTAGCGAACTGAACGACATCTTCCTGCTGCCGTTTGAGATGGCGGTGAAGCTGGCCAATGCCGGTTCGGTGATGCCTGCCTATCACGATATCGATAACCAGCCCGGACACAGCGACCACTTCCTGATGACAACCGTGCTGCGTGAACAGTGGGGGTTCGATGGGATCATCGTTGCGGACTACGGCGGCGTGAGCCTGCTGCACCAGCATCATGGCATCTCGCACGATGCCGCCGAATCTGCAGCGCTGGCCTTCAATGCCGGGCTGGATGTCGAACTACCAAAAGATGACTGCGCGCGTCATCTGGCACAAGCCGTTGAGCGCGGACTGATTTCCATGGCGAAAGTCGATGAAATAGTGGCACGCGTCCTGACCGAAAAATTCCGTCTTGGCTTGTTTGAAAAACCGTATGCCGATGAACAGGGCATCGATTTGCAAAATGAGGCAACGCGTCAGGTTGCAAGGGAAGTGGCGACCCGTTCGCTGACGCTGCTTGAGAATAACGGCATTTTGCCCCTCGGCGGCAACCCTCGCGTGGCGGTCGTCGGGCCAACGGCAGACGATCCGCTGGCGCTCCTCAGCGGTTACAGTTTTCCGGTGCACCTAATTATTAGCGACATGGTGGAAGAGACCTCGCAGGTCACGACACCGCGCGCGGCGCTCGAGCAGTATCTGGGGGCCTCGCGGGTACGTTATGCCAAAGGCTGTCACATTATCGAAAAACGGATGGCGGGTGCGCCGGTGTTTCCGGGTGACAGCGGCGGTAAACCCATGCAGCAATCTCCGGTTTCGCAGCGTACCGACCTGATCCCTGAAGCCGTGAAAGCCGCACAGGAGAGTGACGTGGTGGTGGCCTGCGTTGGCGATCTCGCCGGGCTGTTCCAGAGCGGAACCGTCGGTGAGGGCTCTGATACCGACTCTCTGGATCTGCCGGGCGTACAGCAACAATTGCTGGCTGCGCTGGTGGCCACCGGCAAGCCGGTTATCGTGGTCATGACCGGCGGGAGGCCTTACAACCTTCAGGGGCTGGAAGATAACGTCGCCGCGCTGATGATGGCCTGGGCACCAGGGCAGGAGGGCGGCTGGGCGATTGCGGATGTATTAACGGGCCGCGCTGAACCGCAGGGGCGTCTGGTGGTCAGCGTGCCGAAAAGCGCGGGAGCAATGCCCTATTACTACAACCACAAGCTCAAAAGTGGCGGCACACCGTTTGCTTTCCATTTTGGCTCCCGCTATCCCTTTGGCTTCGGTCTCGGCTGGACGCAGTTTAGCTGGGGAACGGCGCGCGTGGCTGAACCCCGCGTTCCGATCGACGGCGAGGTGGTCGTAAGCCTGGATATCACTAATACCGGTGAGCGCAGCGGCAGCGAGGTGGTACAGGTCTATGTCCGGGATAACGTCGCCACGCAAGTGCGGCCATTGCAGGAGTTGAAGGCGTTCCAGCGCGTCACGCTCTCACCGGGTGAAACCGCCACGCTCACCTTTACGTTGCCCGTAGAGATGTTCAACTTTACCCGTCGTGACGGCAAACGGATCGTTGAGCCGGGTGAATTTGAGCTGCAGATTGGTGCATCGTCGGCGGATATTCGCGAGGTGGTGACGGTCAATGTGACTGGAGAAACCCGTGTATTGTCAACGGAATGGCGGATGCTTAGCACCTGTGACGTCAGCCGCGCGTAA
- the ydiK gene encoding AI-2E family transporter YdiK: MVNLRQPRDVAQILLSVLFLALMIIACLWIVQPFILGFAWAATVVVATWPLLLRLQKLLFGRRGLAVLVMTLLLFLLFIIPVALLVNSLVDSSGPVIRAVTSGDLTPPDLAWLNSIPVVGAKLYSGWHGLLEMGGSALMAKVRPYIGTTTTWFVGQAAHIGRFMMHCTLMLVFSALLYWRGEQVALGVRHFATRLAGKRGDAAVLLAAQAVRAVALGVVVTALVQAVLGGIGLAISGVPYATVFTVVMLMTCLAQLGPLLVLVPSIIWLYWTGDTTWGTVLLVWSCVVGTMDNVIRPILIRMGADLPLILILSGVIGGLIAFGMIGLFIGPVLLAVTWRLFSAWVHEIPPPGTDPDVILSELEELEDKNKQ; the protein is encoded by the coding sequence ATGGTCAATCTTCGCCAGCCCAGGGATGTTGCGCAAATTTTGCTGTCGGTGCTGTTCCTGGCCCTCATGATTATTGCGTGTTTGTGGATCGTTCAACCCTTCATTCTCGGCTTCGCCTGGGCTGCAACCGTTGTGGTTGCCACCTGGCCTTTACTGTTACGGTTGCAGAAACTGCTCTTCGGACGTCGTGGGCTGGCGGTCCTGGTGATGACGTTGCTGTTGTTCCTGCTGTTCATTATTCCCGTTGCGCTGCTGGTCAACAGCCTTGTCGACTCCAGCGGCCCGGTGATTCGCGCCGTGACCAGTGGCGATCTGACGCCGCCGGATCTCGCCTGGCTTAACAGCATTCCGGTTGTTGGCGCAAAACTTTACAGCGGCTGGCATGGCCTGCTGGAGATGGGTGGCAGCGCCCTGATGGCGAAAGTGCGCCCGTATATTGGCACCACCACCACCTGGTTTGTGGGTCAGGCGGCGCACATTGGCCGCTTTATGATGCACTGTACGCTGATGCTGGTCTTTAGTGCCCTGCTGTACTGGCGCGGTGAGCAGGTGGCTTTGGGCGTTCGTCATTTTGCCACTCGCCTGGCGGGCAAACGGGGTGATGCCGCGGTTCTGCTGGCGGCGCAGGCCGTGCGCGCGGTTGCGCTTGGCGTCGTGGTAACGGCGCTGGTTCAGGCGGTGCTGGGCGGTATTGGTCTTGCGATTTCTGGCGTGCCGTACGCCACCGTCTTCACCGTGGTCATGCTGATGACCTGCCTTGCGCAACTGGGTCCGTTGCTGGTGCTGGTACCCAGCATTATCTGGCTGTACTGGACCGGCGATACCACGTGGGGCACCGTTCTGCTGGTCTGGAGCTGCGTGGTCGGCACCATGGATAACGTTATTCGTCCCATCCTTATTCGCATGGGCGCAGACCTGCCGCTGATCCTTATTCTCTCAGGCGTAATTGGTGGATTGATTGCCTTTGGGATGATTGGTCTGTTTATTGGTCCGGTGCTTCTGGCCGTGACCTGGCGTCTGTTCTCCGCCTGGGTGCACGAAATCCCGCCTCCGGGAACGGACCCGGACGTGATTTTGAGCGAACTGGAAGAGCTGGAAGATAAGAACAAGCAGTAA